A window of the Lactuca sativa cultivar Salinas chromosome 7, Lsat_Salinas_v11, whole genome shotgun sequence genome harbors these coding sequences:
- the LOC111905463 gene encoding protein ANTAGONIST OF LIKE HETEROCHROMATIN PROTEIN 1 — MEITSIPFLNSEEYSYFYSFFQDTDTDNGNSLNKRRKLDEFDEESNSLDEILNTIEVLNDHEIPTSKFEPPTSKSETPNWDFENPGSEIADCDRGRVRKTRNPTPEVPTEDGGRGGGHQRRLWVKERSKGWWKYHNSDQCPDDEFRKAFRMSKSTFNMICDELDSVINKKDTMLRMAIPVRHRVAVCIYRLATGDPLRTVSTLFGLGISTCHKLVLEVCAAIGTVLMPKFVQWPDQERVKEIKTEFRSISGIPDVCGSIYTTHISIIAPKTSPEAYFNKKHTDRNQKPSYSTTVQGVVDPRGVFTDICIGYPGSMPDERILEKSALSHRANMGLLKNTWVVGGSGYPLKDWMLVPYTHQNLTWSQHSFNQRVGELTKIGKEAFMRLKGRWGCLQKRSEVKLQELPMVLGACCVLHNICEMNGEVMDVDLRFDLYDDEVVLGEGSRDILVKSLQARDSIAHNLLHGV; from the coding sequence ATGGAAATCACTTCGATTCCGTTTTTGAATTCGGAAGAGTACTCCTATTTCTACAGTTTCTTCCAAGATACCGACACCGATAACGGAAATTCTCTCAATAAAAGACGAAAGCTTGATGAATTCGATGAAGAAAGCAactccttggacgaaatcctcaacaccatTGAAGTTCTCAACGATCATGAGATACCCACTTCCAAATTCGAACCACCCACTTCAAAATCTGAAACACCCAATTGGGATTTTGAGAATCCAGGTTCTGAAATAGCGGATTGTGATCGGGGAAGGGTGAGGAAAACGAGAAATCCGACACCGGAGGTACCAACGGAGGATGGCGGGAGAGGTGGTGGACACCAGCGGAGGTTATGGGTGAAAGAGAGGTCAAAAGGGTGGTGGAAGTATCACAACAGCGATCAATGTCCAGACGATGAGTTTCGAAAAGCATTTAGAATGAGTAAATCGACGTTTAACATGATCTGCGACGAGTTAGACTCAGTCATCAATAAAAAGGACACGATGCTTCGTATGGCGATACCTGTTCGCCACCGAGTTGCCGTCTGCATCTACCGTTTAGCCACCGGCGACCCACTCCGAACAGTGTCGACGCTATTCGGACTCGGAATATCCACCTGTCACAAACTAGTCCTTGAAGTCTGTGCTGCAATTGGAACTGTTCTAATGCCCAAATTCGTTCAATGGCCGGATCAAGAAAGGGTAAAAGAAATCAAAACCGAATTCCGATCAATCTCCGGCATCCCTGATGTATGTGGGTCAATCTACACGACCCATATATCAATAATCGCCCCGAAAACAAGCCCGGAAGCATACTTCAACAAAAAACACACTGATCGAAATCAAAAACCATCATATTCGACAACAGTTCAAGGTGTGGTTGATCCTAGAGGTGTGTTCACAGATATCTGTATTGGGTATCCAGGGTCGATGCCCGATGAACGAATCTTGGAGAAATCGGCATTATCTCATAGAGCCAACATGGGTCTGTTGAAGAACACATGGGTAGTTGGTGGGTCGGGTTACCCGTTAAAAGATTGGATGTTGGTACCCTATACACACCAAAATCTTACATGGAGTCAACATTCGTTTAACCAAAGGGTTGGGGAATTGACTAAGATTGGTAAAGAAGCATTCATGAGGTTAAAAGGGAGATGGGGTTGTTTACAGAAAAGGTCAGAGGTGAAATTACAAGAATTGCCCATGGTGTTAGGGGCATGTTGTGTCTTGCATAATATATGTGAGATGAATGGTGAGGTAATGGATGTGGATTTGAGGTTTGATTTGTATGATGATGAGGTGGTGTTGGGGGAGGGTAGCAGGGATATTTTGGTAAAGTCACTTCAAGCTCGAGATAGTATTGCTCATAATTTGTTGCATGGAGTATAG